One Thermodesulfobacteriota bacterium DNA window includes the following coding sequences:
- a CDS encoding cytochrome c3 family protein — translation MKRCKAAISRRGVPSGGALVAALVVVQVAWLLCQTVDAGMVKSTKELCFECHRDSAAYMKKAVVHKPLKLGLCTSCHSPHASRHSGLLSDSGGELCYNCHDRERGFSEEFVHDPVERGECLACHDAHAAGARGLLKQAGGKVCFPCHPKKELMGRKNVHPEVRKGNCSACHEPHSSKREGLLAAERGEICGRCHPAKGERITRVHGGYNVSGTDCSGCHSPHSSDSPAMLKATLHKPFEDGACTECHLRGSNKVTGSGTALCTKCHDETMAGFNRINSHLMTRGVYNPCSECHNPHASDQRHLLKGREDRVCYSCHKDTKSFVAGSDHSHPKLALCSDCHTAHGSNNRFFLSGGPIETCAAVGCHPTQGAFTHPVGVETIDPRSKTPMDCVTCHNPMGSPEEFILRFEKDRELCVQCHEV, via the coding sequence ATGAAAAGATGTAAAGCGGCTATATCAAGGCGGGGCGTACCGTCCGGGGGGGCGCTCGTCGCCGCCCTTGTCGTCGTCCAGGTCGCCTGGCTTCTGTGCCAGACCGTAGATGCCGGGATGGTCAAGAGTACAAAGGAGTTGTGCTTTGAGTGCCATCGCGACAGCGCGGCGTATATGAAGAAAGCGGTGGTCCACAAGCCGCTCAAGCTGGGGTTGTGCACCTCCTGCCACAGTCCCCACGCCTCCAGGCATTCCGGCCTTCTCTCTGATTCCGGCGGCGAGCTTTGCTATAACTGTCACGACCGTGAGAGGGGCTTTTCGGAGGAGTTCGTGCACGACCCCGTTGAGCGCGGGGAGTGCCTTGCCTGCCACGACGCGCACGCGGCAGGCGCCCGGGGGCTGCTTAAGCAGGCCGGCGGCAAGGTATGTTTTCCATGCCACCCGAAAAAGGAGCTCATGGGCCGGAAGAACGTCCATCCCGAGGTCAGGAAGGGCAACTGCTCGGCCTGCCACGAGCCCCACTCCTCCAAGAGGGAGGGGCTCCTGGCCGCGGAGAGAGGCGAGATCTGCGGGCGCTGCCACCCGGCGAAGGGTGAGCGCATTACCCGCGTACACGGGGGATATAACGTATCCGGCACGGATTGCTCGGGCTGTCACAGCCCCCACTCGTCGGACTCTCCGGCGATGTTGAAGGCCACGCTGCATAAGCCGTTCGAGGACGGGGCGTGCACGGAGTGTCACCTGCGGGGCTCCAACAAGGTTACGGGCAGCGGTACGGCGCTCTGCACCAAGTGCCATGATGAGACAATGGCCGGCTTCAACAGGATAAACAGCCACCTTATGACCCGCGGCGTGTATAACCCCTGCAGCGAGTGCCACAACCCGCACGCGTCCGACCAAAGACACCTTTTGAAGGGCAGGGAGGACAGGGTCTGCTATAGCTGCCATAAGGACACGAAAAGCTTCGTGGCCGGGAGCGACCACAGTCACCCGAAGCTGGCGCTCTGTTCGGACTGCCATACGGCTCACGGCTCTAATAACCGGTTCTTTCTCTCCGGGGGCCCCATAGAGACCTGCGCGGCGGTTGGGTGCCATCCCACCCAGGGTGCCTTCACCCATCCGGTGGGAGTGGAGACGATAGACCCGCGCTCCAAAACGCCCATGGACTGCGTTACGTGCCACAACCCCATGGGCTCTCCGGAGGAGTTCATCCTGCGTTTCGAAAAGGACAGGGAACTGTGCGTACAGTGCCACGAGGTATAG